From the Syngnathoides biaculeatus isolate LvHL_M chromosome 10, ASM1980259v1, whole genome shotgun sequence genome, one window contains:
- the emp3a gene encoding epithelial membrane protein 3 has translation MVYLLISLTVLHLLTLSMLLVATLEKSWWVWDNSESSDLWYNCFHDNATDTWLCATTNESDWLQSVQALMVLSVVFSSISLLVFVAQLFTISKGGLFYLTGLCQAFAGFTDFAACLIFTFHRKEILNDSRDPGKGHFGYCFILAWLCVPLLLTSGVLYGHLRKKE, from the exons ATGGTGTACCTGCTCATATCCTTGACGGTGCTGCATCTGCTCACCCTGTCCATGCTCCTCGTGGCCACCCTCGAGAAG tccTGGTGGGTCTGGGACAATTCGGAAAGCAGTGACCTGTGGTATAACTGTTTCCACGACAACGCCACCGATACGTGGCTGTGCGCCACCACCAATGAGAGCG ACTGGTTGCAGTCAGTGCAGGCCCTCATGGTGCTGTCCGTGGTCTTCTCGTCCATCTCCCTGCTTGTCTTTGTGGCTCAGCTCTTCACCATTTCTAAAGGAGGTCTCTTCTACTTGACAGGACTCTGTCAGGCCTTCGCAG GCTTCACCGACTTTGCGGCGTGCCTCATCTTCACCTTCCACCGGAAGGAGATCCTGAACGACTCCAGAGATCCAGGCAAAGGTCACTTTGGTTATTGCTTCATCCTCGCGTGGCTGTGCGTCCCCCTCCTGCTTACCAGCGGTGTCCTGTACGGACACCTGAGGAAGAAAGAGTGA
- the znf362a gene encoding zinc finger protein 362a, which translates to MAEPRFNSPYFWPPPPAMAVTQEQLMAEKIRASHPAPVTLPSQQPLLSPAGGQHVTSKTQQPDVVLHASPARPASSSLTGRILGDVNLNLDEKAAIKARGLWEDWRQLIEHPARANHLSGVSLASRTGNLNNSEVTSPATPPSGASTPHLLSGFTNPHGMEPGRTNGGLMGLLGVSKPPKDGRRKIKAENGSSLLVVPYPILASSNDQSSISITAKEKTYRCKVCPLTFFSKSDMQIHSKTHTEAKAYKCPHCTKTFANAPYLAQHLRIHLGLKPYRCAYCEKCFRQLSHLQQHTRIHTGDRPYKCFQPGCEKAFTQLSNLQSHQRHHNKDKAFKCSNCFRAYSDAASLQMHLSAHAIKTARAYCCSTCDRAYTSETYLMKHMCKHAAAQQVVPRRSDGPPHHHARTDASDLSAAAILSRHHLSLSV; encoded by the exons ATGGCTGAACCTCGCTTTAACAGCCCCTATTTTTGGCCCCCACCACCTGCTATGGCTGTCACTCAG GAGCAGCTGATGGCGGAGAAAATCCGGGCGTCCCATCCGGCCCCCGTCACACTGCCTTCCCAGCAGCCTCTGCTGTCTCCGGCCGGAGGCCAGCACGTGACGTCCAAAACCCAGCAGCCGGACGTGGTCCTCCACGCCAGCCCCGCCCGACCCGCCTCCAGCTCCCTCACGG GTCGCATCCTCGGCGACGTCAACTTGAACCTGGACGAAAAAGCCGCCATCAAAGCCAGGGGATTGTGGGAGGACTGGCGTCAGCTCATCGAGCATCCCGCTCGGGCGAACCACCTCTCAG GGGTTTCGCTGGCCTCCAGAACCGGAAACCTCAACAACTCTGAGGTAACGTCCCCCGCCACGCCGCCCTCGGGAGCCTCCACGCCTCACCTGCTCTCCGGCTTCACCAACCCCCACGGGATGGAGCCCGGAAGAACCAACGGGGGTCTCATGGGTCTACTCGGGGTGTCCAAGCCGCCGAAGGACGGGCGTCGGAAAATCAAGGCGGAAAACGGCTCGTCGCTCTTGGTGGTGCCGTACCCCATCCTGGCGTCCAGCAATGACCAGTCCTCCATCAGCATCACAGCCAAAGAGAAAACGTACAG GTGTAAAGTGTGCCCGCTGACCTTCTTCTCCAAGTCGGACATGCAGATCCACTCCAAGACGCACACGGAGGCCAAGGCCTACAAGTGCCCCCACTGCACCAAGACATTCGCCAACGCGCCGTACCTGGCGCAGCACCTCCGCATCCACCTGGGCCTCAAGCCGTACCGCTGCGCCTACTGCGAGAAGTGCTTTCGACAGCTCTCGCACTTGCAGCAGCACACCAG aATCCACACGGGCGATCGTCCGTATAAATGCTTCCAACCCGGATGTGAGAAGGCCTTCACTCAGCTGTCCAATCTGCAG TCTCACCAGAGGCACCACAACAAAGACAAGGCGTTCAAGTGTTCCAACTGCTTCCGGGCGTACTCTGACGCGGCGTCGCTGCAGATGCACCTCTCCGCCCACGCCATCAAGACGGCTCGGGCCTACTGCTGCAGCACGTGCGACAGAGCGTACACGTCG GAGACCTACCTCATGAAGCACATGTGTAAGCACGCGGCGGCCCAGCAGGTGGTACCTCGGAGGAGCGAcggccccccccaccaccacgcCCGGACGGACGCCTCGGACCTGAGCGCGGCCGCCATTTTGTCCCGACATCACCTCTCTCTCTCCGTTTAG